From Anastrepha obliqua isolate idAnaObli1 chromosome 3, idAnaObli1_1.0, whole genome shotgun sequence:
TCCTTAAGCCATCTGCAACCATCACTGAAAGAAAAGCGACCAGAATgtgacggtagacatgacaattTTCTGCATgataacgccaggccacacgttgctaaatcgatccaaaaatatttagagggactgaattggaaaatcttggCCCACcagccgtattccccagacattgcatcttcggattaccatttgttccgatcaatgcagtcagcccttatttgagagcatcgcaaactcgCTCAGTGAATGGATGAAgttaaaagaaatcgaatttttcgtcagagtaatccgtatgctgcctgaaagatggagtaaagttgtagcctctaatggcacatactttacataatattatatattattgaattgtttaaataattcgtaactttggcttagaaaggacggaaactatTTCCCATACGTAATACATTTTATACAAATAGGCCCGGGTATATAAAGTTTAATCTGGagcaaatttagaaataattatttaataatttaaatatcgaAATAATTAATTCGTCTCAATGTTTGTGTTCCCTGACATTCCTTTTTTTGCATAGCACCACTACTTTGGCTTGTAAGGGGCATCGAACATACTATACTTCAGCTCCACTTATCTTAACTTTTCTTGCGTGTGTTATCTCTACCGCCAATTGAAATCAAGTATTCTATAATATACATGTGGGTATAAGTATTTTCTGTTTATACTCCCTACAGGTAAGTTATTAATGCCTTCTTCGGTAGTTTGATTAGtaatttttctaacttttaaACCGTCAGGTTGTGCAGCAGAAAACAGTACCGGAAAATGCCTCTGTTTAGTTATAAGAGCTTTTACTTCAACTGctgtacatttattatttttattttctttcgattctctttttccattttatcaatttttcttGGCTGTCTGCAACACTCCAAGCCGTCTAAATTGCGACAAAAATGTCGTTTCGAAGAGACCAAACTAAAAAGCGCAAACACAAGCAAACTTTTCTTTGGTAGTGAATTAGGCTACATGGTTATGTTGGAAAGGCTCATGGGATGTAGCCTTTGTTTAAAAATGCTTTCATAGAGTTTGTAGTCAATTGCGCTAGATGTCGCTAAAACGCATACTGATACATATAAATAAGTGGTTGATTCAAAGctttacacaatttttcttgTCTACTCAATTTCTTATACTTTTTCTGCTacaacttttactttttttataatttcgttaAGGatataaattagatttaaatttaGACCGATGttaagcattaaaaaatttaaaatttgtgcttAGAGAGCATCATCGATGTGTACGTATGTCGTTTCTGTTTGTCATGAAATGGACAACATTGAACAAAATGTATACCAATAGGGCAACGTAAAAACAGCTGCTTTGTGTGTAGAATTGTATTTACTTTTAGACttgtatcgacacaatgttgccattcatagcacatgggctgaaaagtcccgggtctaacatatagatggcactagttttattgcattcacctcttcttCAGTTAgcactaaccttaaaaagacagctgtgaAAATTTCACGATACtctagttcgtgagttattgtgctaagagtgacgctacttttgtggttttcaaaaaaatggatcaaaaataatttcgtgttttaagttTTCGTTGCTCAAAGGGCAGTAATAAGCAACTTGAATACTGATCTTGAGACATGCTGTTTATCACTTCTTACTGTCAATCTCCTAACTTGAATCCTTCCAGCGGTGATACTGTTAACCCTAATCAGAGACTGGGTACCTCACTAGGAGAGAAACGCCTCTAGAAGGAAAGCGAGCAAAAGAAGTGTGTGATCTGCCTCTACTAGACTAAGGTCCTAAGGCTGGTAACCTTATACCGGTATTTATTGTCGCGAATCCACAATAACAGCCTCGGATAACTGATACCATCAAAAGATATCGACCCAAGCAACGAATTAAGGATTGTGATTTATGTTTTACTACTTGGAAAATACGAACAATGCTGCAAGCCGGCAAGATTGTCAAAATAGCGCATGACTGTGTGGAATACAATATTGACTCAGCAGCTCTACAAGAAATAAGTTTCGTGGAACCTGGTAGAATAGGAAAGCATGCCTATTCAGTCCTCTTCAGTGGCTCAGACAAACAAGGGACAGCTAAGTGTGGGCTTCTACGTTAATGAAAAACTCAGAGAAAGTACAATGGCTTTCGAGCTAATTAGTGAAAGACTCTGtcttaaattttcaaacacCCCAATTTTAGCTGTGTATGCGCCTACCCATGTCGAAGatgattttgcaaaaaacacttCTTATGCAAAACTAGAAGATGTaatgtaaaagaatgtaaaTATGACATACATGTTTTACCCGaagatttaaataaaaggtGGGAATCACCGATACGACTATTAGCGAAGATGTTGGTGGAAGGTGGTCGCTACACGACGAATGAAACGATAATGGTAGAcgtctaatatacatatgtttgtctAAGAACCCGGCGCCAACCAGATACATCATATATGGGTTGCTAAAAAACTCGCAACCTCTGTCATTGACGTCAGATCGCCTCGAGACACGCAAACTGCGACTCTGATCTCTATATGAGGATCGCCAAGATaagccaaaaaatttcaaaaataggcAACGACCGCAGATTCAAGAAAGTAAAATACTGAATATTGAGCGAATTTATATGGATGGAAATGAGTGTCGTACGTATCAAGAAAGCATAAATAGTTAGTAAAGTAACTAACTGGAAGAATCAGCAGAAATCACCAGGACTGCTGTAAAAAATGCGGTTATTGGGACGGCTAAAgagaaaatatacataaaaagatGTACCACAAATGTGTGGTTTGATGCAGACTGTAGAGCATCACAAAAAACGAAGCACgaagaaaactttttaatagACGGGCAAGGCAAAACCTACttgaatataacaaaaaaagacaaGTCgcaaagaattttataaaacaaaaataggacATAAACATGAAAGTTCAGCGTATCGAAAATGATTTCAGTCAGGGGAATGTAAGAGATGCATACATGTGTGCATGCCAATTTGAAGCCAAACAAAGCCATATCGGCCTCGAACAaatactgaaataaataaatagataaaaatacTGAATAGATGGCAAAAATACTTTAGCATTATTCTGAATATAGAAAATGCAACAGATTCGATTCACAccatataaatgaaatatactCTACAGCAGAAAACCTTATAGAATCACTGGGTTGTAACGAAGTGATAGAAAGtctgaaaagttaaaaaataataaaagcaccGGAAGTTTCAAAATAcggtaaataagcaaaatttgggATCTGAACAGCTACCAGAAGAAGTGAACAGTAGCCTTATAGTacgattacataaaaaaaaggcaaataaaGCAATCTGTACACACAAAATTATTCAAGTCTCGATTGCTATCAAAAGCTCAAAAGATGGCAATGTATGAAGCGCCTGTGCAACCTATACTAACATACAGCAGCGAGGTATGGGTACTTCAAACAACAGTCATCGACTAAATACTaaggtttgaaagaaagatactgCGAAAAATATATTGTCCCCTCCGCCGAGATGATCGGAAAAGATACAGTCACGAACTCAatgcattgaaattgaaaaatggaaacacaatacgctttataaaaagtcaaGGAATCAGGGCCATGGGGCACATGTACAGACTGCCCAAATAGGGAGCCACCAGTATATTGTTCCATAGGCAAGTGGTTGGACGGAGAGGTCGAGGGAAACCAAACAAACAATGGATTGATGAGGGCACAGCCAATTTGCTGAAAATGGGGATCGCAAACTGAAAGCTGTAGTAGAGGATCGATCGGAGTGGGGAACCGTAGTTGGTCTCCACAAGGCAGTAGTGCTAATGATGATGCATTTTACACTGGTGGACGGGGCAAAATACCGTTGAAGCGACTTGAAAAATTATATGGaaactccgctccatcagaaacaacaataaaacgatgattTCAAATGTGGTTGTAgagatgatgcacaacgcagtagaTGCCTATATgcggcggtaacaccagaatacagggtttgattgaaaagtattgaGCCTTATCTTTTTTAagtagttttattaaaccttttggcttatacaactaatatagGATcctacaccgctggtagcggttcttccactgcaggaaacattttttaaattcatccgccggaatcgcgttcaattcgactgtcacagttttttggatcgcctcgatcgAGTCGAAACACCTcctcttcagctttcttttcaggcgcgggagcaagaagaagtccggaggggacaggtctggccAATGCAGaagtgcagaggaaggcggtgtgcgccggcgcattgtcgtgatgaacaGATCGCTGTTCGTTTTCGACGTCCTcgcggccttccttgaacgacttgggccaccgttttacctgggcagtggacagagattggtccccataagcctccttgagtagcccaatggtttcggtactcgttttgtttagctttacgcaaaattttatcgagtaacgttgctccaacggtcgctgcattttcgccactgcaaaatcctaacacactcttaaaacagctttcacgcgcggagcgatgttgactgcaccgctgttccCGGCGAAcagggaccggtttctagtataaggggaaggtccaacgatgattttcccccaccagcaaattcatcgcttggcagacgctccgcgcgggaaggctcattacttttcaatcaagccCTGTACGTAAAAAAAAATCCCCAAACATGTTTTCAATGTTCGAAAAGTGAAATTCCGTGAGTTCcgtcgtaaagatatcaaaggaACTCATtgactttatattgcatgagcatttgactatgagaaagctttgTTCAAAGTGGATGCTGCGTTAGCTccctgttgaccaaaaacaagatgaatcaaaatactttcaaaattacacgaattgaacttcgaattgctctcaTCACATCCACCTTATTCGCCAGATCTGGCTCCTTGGGACagctggctgttcgcagacctaacctcgaatgaagaggttatcgctgaaactgagacctattttgaggcaaaaaatacatcgtttaacaaaagtagcattgaaatgttagagcggcgctggaatgattgtgttgctcttgatggaaattacgttgataaataaagctaatttggAACAGAAAAAACGAGTTTTCTTTGATAGGCCCGGTacttttcagctcatgtgttaCGTTTACATACATTCTTTTATACATATACGCGAtatcaattacaatttttcattatcGATACAATAAACCAAAGCCGAAAACCAACAAATActtactttttctataattaacaatattaaatcgtttttaaactattttacttaaaattaaagaTCTTATAAGTTTATTTTGCTAATCCAACCTGTTAATCTGTCATCCTCCATAGGAAGCATTTGCAAAAGTAGCGAGGAAGATACCaaagaatattgtaaaaaaagatataagTATGAATCTTTCGATTTCGAGCGTTTACACAGTATATTTCACGCTGAAATTTATCCAACCTTTTTATAGGGCAGAAGAGCTAGCAGGTAGCATTTTAATCTGAATTGTGTTTCGTTGTTGCTTTGGGCTAATCAgtctattttctcttttttcctcTTTTCGGTGAATACCCCTTTTATcatgggtaaatagagaatctTTTGGTTCAGGAAATCAATTAAAAGAATATcagaatacaaaaatgtttttattattaactcaTGGTAAAACACATAAGATACTGTATAGAGCAAAACTCATAATTTAATACACATTCATTAGTAGACGGGTAAGTATTTAAGCGTTAAcccattaagcaaaaacattaataattctTTCAAGTTTGAATTTATCTTGAGCTTCTCGTAGTGTAAGTTTCTTAGTTTCCGGCAAGAATAGAACACCCAGCACAAAAAATACCAGGAAGAATACGCCAACTGTAATGAAGTATACATCAAGCCTATCCGGATCAAGGTGGCAGCACTCAATTATGAGCAATACCAACATTTCGACAATAAATGAAATGGCGATATAATACGACTTCAAATGTAGCGGAAATGCCTCCGTCAGATATGCGGAAGATGAACTTCTAAAGATACCCGCAAACAGTTCCAACACGAAGAGTATATACAAAATTGAGTCCGGTTTAGTTGGATCCAAAATATTAATTGGTTCATGGTAAATAGAACCAGCGCCGATCGCCATGCCCCCACAAACTAAAGCACCAATTAGCGTCAATATTTTTCGACCTGTCCAGTCTATTAAAAACCCCGCAATAAACGAACCCAACCATAAAGACAAACCGAAAATAATAAATGGCCAAGTATCAAAACCAACATATAGCACACTTGACGTTACTAGCCCGATAGTGGTGAAAGGCGAGAAGGACAGCGCAATTAAGCCACGGTACAGGCAAAGCTTCAGGAGTGACGATAGGCTTAGGTTGCTGTCGTAACCATTGCCCTCAACGTAACGTTTATGCTCCCCAAGCTGCTGATACGTTTCCTGTGTTACAACGAATGGACGTTGCAGACGCCGCAGACAATCGATGGCCTGGTTTTCATCGTTACGCAGTAGATAGTAAATGGGAGACTCGACAACCAAGAAGTATGACATTATGCATGTAAGTACACCAAAAACGATTACGATAATGCCGTGCAGCTCCGTTGGACCAAATGTTTTGTAATAGGATGATGTGACGGAGTCGTAGTGTGTagtaaataaagcaatttgCATGAATATGCCAAGAGTGAAGCTGCCTGCCTCAAGTATTCCGGCGATCACACCCCGTTGATGGCAATCAACCTCTTCGCCAATTAGCACCAATAATGGCACAAAAGTGAAACCCACTG
This genomic window contains:
- the LOC129242418 gene encoding facilitated trehalose transporter Tret1-like, with the protein product MEEGGINSEVQPTVNVTAQRSTVPPQSSYFPPNFNFPPAQVAIHVEASPIPPGYAPTPQRPPQIMPPTEGWFARNQRNKPQSNSVGSAIFVLVAGGMNLAWSCGFVEVEGFETDTHILICWYIAAIIGALISAFITNRITKRPIYLFSGFLVLLGGILSVSLPHEYGAIAAARYLNGFAVGFTFVPLLVLIGEEVDCHQRGVIAGILEAGSFTLGIFMQIALFTTHYDSVTSSYYKTFGPTELHGIIVIVFGVLTCIMSYFLVVESPIYYLLRNDENQAIDCLRRLQRPFVVTQETYQQLGEHKRYVEGNGYDSNLSLSSLLKLCLYRGLIALSFSPFTTIGLVTSSVLYVGFDTWPFIIFGLSLWLGSFIAGFLIDWTGRKILTLIGALVCGGMAIGAGSIYHEPINILDPTKPDSILYILFVLELFAGIFRSSSSAYLTEAFPLHLKSYYIAISFIVEMLVLLIIECCHLDPDRLDVYFITVGVFFLVFFVLGVLFLPETKKLTLREAQDKFKLERIINVFA